The Triticum dicoccoides isolate Atlit2015 ecotype Zavitan chromosome 6A, WEW_v2.0, whole genome shotgun sequence genome has a window encoding:
- the LOC119314920 gene encoding UDP-glycosyltransferase 92A1-like, which translates to MATTSTKHVLLFPFPGQGHLAALLEVARLLRRALPADVKITIVSTPRNVAALRASSSASPSSSVISFHALPFVPADHGLPADCESTISLPLPAFLLLFEAFESLEPAFDAYVSGLVEDKDDCVVIADVFVAWTVRVARRRGCGHAILVSCGALGTAILHALWKNMPALPFHDDGQLLRLLEHPEVELHRSQLSQVFLSGPSPGMDRVTAYMHRQIRHGYLTDAVLVNTVEELEPTGLAMVHRTIGSKVPVWPIGALVRDGSGSDTAPSETDAAVMRWLDSQQRASVLYISFGPQNSMLPKQMMELATALESTGRPFVWAFRLPAALDVDGAEECLPEGFEARASAASRGLLLHGWAPQVRILAHVSTGAFLSHCGWNSVLESPTHGVPIVGWPLSAEQFYNVKMLAEDWGACVELARGNDPESPVAESREVAEVIETVMGDTAMRRRVVKVRELMKRAWAEDGRSSRTALGEFFTAMQLH; encoded by the coding sequence ATGGCCACGACCAGCACCAAGCACGTCCTTCTGTTCCCCTTCCCCGGCCAGGGCCACCTCGCCGCCTTGCTAGAAGTCGCGCGGCTCCTCCGCCGAGCCCTCCCCGCCGACGTCAAGATTACCATCGTCTCAACCCCGCGCAACGTTGCCGCCCTACGCGCCTCCTCCTCCGCGTCGCCCTcgtcctcggtcatcagcttccacGCGCTGCCGTTCGTCCCGGCCGACCACGGCCTCCCAGCCGACTGCGAGTCCACTATCTCCCTCCCGCTCCCGGCGTTCCTCCTCCTCTTCGAGGCCTTCGAGTCGCTCGAGCCCGCCTTCGACGCCTACGTCTCCGGCCTCGTCGAGGACAAGGACGACTGCGTCGTCATCGCCGACGTGTTCGTCGCGTGGACGGTGCGCGTCGCGCGCCGGCGCGGGTGCGGGCACGCTATCCTCGTGTCCTGCGGCGCGCTCGGCACGGCCATCCTGCACGCCCTGTGGAAGAACATGCCGGCTCTGCCTTTCCACGACGACGGTCAGCTGCTCCGCCTGCTCGAGCACCCGGAGGTGGAGCTCCACCGATCCCAGCTGTCACAGGTGTTTCTCTCCGGCCCGTCTCCCGGCATGGACCGGGTGACTGCGTACATGCACCGGCAGATACGGCATGGGTACCTGACGGACGCGGTGCTGGTGAACACGGTAGAGGAGCTGGAGCCAACCGGACTGGCCATGGTGCACCGCACTATCGGCAGCAAGGTCCCGGTCTGGCCCATCGGCGCTCTCGTCCGCGATGGTTCCGGTTCGGATACGGCCCCGTCCGAGACCGACGCCGCCGTCATGCGCTGGCTGGACTCGCAGCAGAGGGCATCCGTTCTGTACATCTCGTTCGGGCCGCAGAACTCGATGCTTCCGAAGCAGATGATGGAGCTGGCCACGGCACTGGAGTCCACCGGCCGGCCTTTCGTCTGGGCCTTCCGGCTGCCGGCGGCGCTCGACGTCGACGGCGCCGAAGAGTGTCTGCCGGAGGGGTTCGAGGCGCGGGCGAGCGCTGCTAGCCGGGGCCTCCTGCTCCATGGATGGGCGCCGCAGGTGAGGATCCTCGCACACGTCTCCACGGGGGCGTTCCTGAGCCACTGCGGGTGGAACTCGGTGCTGGAGAGCCCGACGCACGGCGTGCCCATCGTCGGGTGGCCGCTCTCGGCGGAGCAGTTCTACAACGTCAAGATGCTGGCGGAGGACTGGGGCGCGTGCGTGGAGCTGGCGCGGGGGAACGACCCGGAGAGCCCGGTCGCGGAGAGCCGCGAGGTGGCGGAGGTGATCGAGACGGTGATGGGGGACACGGCGATGCGGCGGCGGGTGGTGAAGGTCCGGGAGCTGATGAAGAGGGCGTGGGCGGAGGATGGCCGATCGTCCAGGACGGCACTCGGAGAGTTCTTCACAGCCATGCAGCTGCACTGA